In Leptospira stimsonii, a single window of DNA contains:
- a CDS encoding porin OmpL1: protein MVRNMSKVLLVLALFSSAASLSAKSYGIVGFGLQLDLGQLGGTITKDGLDAATYYGPVRSSNPCTVGTDAGCVQDPSKAAGNGTYIGVAPRRAIPAENRLITLERTSGGLINAATTKGAMVGGNLMVGYESDFSKYFFWRVAAEYTQKISGGITKADIAGYNIVDITWGFSSIVIPATVGIKINVTEDAAVYMGAGLNYFNGGWSLNGTNNIKGGYDLLTAAGLTPIANLLSDGTDPVTTREHTRFRASGIAPNFLIGTQARVTDKGHVFIELETIMSAAYSVGKTQSVGGASNLSPYPAYPIVVGGQVYRFGYKHEL, encoded by the coding sequence ATGGTTCGTAACATGAGTAAGGTGTTGCTTGTCCTCGCCCTATTTTCTTCGGCGGCAAGCTTAAGTGCAAAATCATACGGTATTGTAGGATTTGGATTACAATTAGACCTGGGGCAATTGGGTGGAACAATCACTAAGGATGGTTTGGATGCGGCGACTTATTACGGCCCTGTAAGATCTTCCAATCCTTGTACTGTCGGAACTGACGCAGGTTGCGTTCAAGATCCTTCGAAAGCGGCTGGAAATGGAACTTATATCGGTGTGGCACCAAGACGTGCAATCCCTGCTGAAAACAGATTGATTACATTGGAAAGAACTTCCGGTGGTCTGATCAACGCGGCAACTACAAAAGGAGCCATGGTCGGTGGTAACTTGATGGTTGGATACGAGTCTGATTTTTCAAAGTATTTCTTCTGGAGAGTTGCGGCAGAATATACTCAAAAGATTTCCGGTGGTATTACAAAAGCGGATATCGCTGGTTATAATATCGTAGACATCACTTGGGGATTCAGTTCGATCGTGATTCCTGCTACTGTTGGTATCAAGATCAACGTAACGGAAGACGCCGCAGTTTATATGGGAGCTGGTTTAAACTACTTCAACGGCGGATGGTCTTTGAATGGTACGAACAATATCAAAGGTGGTTACGACCTTCTTACTGCGGCTGGACTTACTCCAATCGCAAACTTGTTGAGTGATGGAACGGACCCAGTGACAACTCGCGAGCACACTCGTTTCAGAGCTTCCGGAATCGCACCAAACTTCTTGATCGGAACTCAAGCAAGAGTAACCGACAAAGGTCACGTCTTTATCGAACTTGAAACGATCATGTCTGCGGCATACTCTGTTGGTAAAACTCAGTCGGTCGGTGGCGCGTCTAACCTTTCTCCATATCCTGCTTACCCAATCGTTGTAGGTGGTCAGGTTTATAGATTCGGTTACAAGCACGAACTTTAA
- a CDS encoding acyl-CoA dehydrogenase family protein: MELLNPKKTEFTHLDEKSRNIMKRTIEFFEKKGKNKLKEDDRHQTWYGDFLEFQKEVKAFATLMTPAGYGDSDSRWDTTRICDFNEITGFYGLCYWYTWQVTMLGLGPIWISKNEEIKHKTAKLLKEGEIFAFGLSEKEHGADLISSDMILEKKGDGSYVANGDKYYIGNSNKAAIVSTFGKMKETGNYVFFAVNSQHKNYELIQNVVNSQSYVGEYALHDYPISEKEILSKDRDAWDASLSTIAICKYNLGWASIGICTHSFYEAINHASKRKLFNRYVTDFPQIKQMFVDAYCRLFSMKLFASRAKDYMRSASASDRRYLLFNPMVKMKVTMQGEEVINLLWDVIAAKGFEKNMYFEMAAKDIRGLPKLEGTAHVNMALIIKFMRNYFFEPNSSLPVIPKVNDFKNDDFLFNQGATTKGFEKISFHDYNTVYASVDLPNVKIFRKQIATLKEFLEKTPPDGKQAKDLDFMLILGELFTLVAYGQLLIENAKIEKVEDDLLSQIFDFMIRDFSKYALQLYSKRSSSAEQMAKCLEMIRKPVEDEELFLRVCAKVYSYKDAYEMAP; this comes from the coding sequence ATGGAATTGCTAAACCCTAAAAAAACCGAATTTACGCATCTGGATGAAAAATCCAGAAACATCATGAAACGAACCATCGAGTTCTTTGAAAAAAAAGGAAAGAACAAGTTAAAGGAAGACGATCGTCATCAAACTTGGTACGGAGACTTTCTCGAATTTCAAAAAGAGGTAAAAGCTTTCGCAACTCTGATGACGCCCGCCGGCTACGGTGATTCCGACTCACGTTGGGATACGACTCGAATCTGTGACTTCAATGAGATCACCGGCTTTTACGGTCTTTGTTATTGGTATACTTGGCAGGTGACGATGTTAGGTCTCGGTCCGATATGGATCAGTAAGAACGAAGAGATCAAACACAAAACCGCGAAACTTCTCAAAGAAGGTGAGATCTTCGCCTTCGGTCTTTCCGAGAAGGAACACGGTGCGGATTTGATTTCGAGCGATATGATTCTCGAAAAAAAAGGGGATGGTTCCTACGTCGCGAACGGAGACAAATACTACATCGGTAACTCGAATAAGGCGGCAATCGTTTCCACATTTGGAAAGATGAAAGAAACCGGAAACTACGTCTTCTTCGCCGTCAATTCTCAGCATAAGAATTACGAGCTCATTCAGAACGTCGTAAACTCTCAGAGTTACGTGGGAGAATACGCGCTTCACGACTATCCGATTTCGGAAAAGGAGATTCTTTCCAAGGACAGGGATGCGTGGGACGCTTCCTTGAGCACGATCGCGATCTGTAAATACAATCTTGGTTGGGCTTCGATCGGAATCTGCACACATTCTTTCTATGAAGCGATCAATCACGCGTCGAAGAGAAAGTTGTTCAATCGTTACGTGACCGATTTCCCTCAGATCAAACAGATGTTCGTCGACGCATATTGCAGGTTGTTTTCGATGAAACTTTTCGCTTCGAGAGCGAAAGACTATATGAGATCGGCTTCCGCTTCCGATAGACGTTATCTTCTTTTTAACCCGATGGTGAAGATGAAAGTCACGATGCAGGGAGAAGAGGTTATCAATCTTCTTTGGGACGTGATCGCCGCGAAAGGTTTCGAGAAAAATATGTACTTCGAAATGGCCGCAAAAGATATTCGAGGACTTCCTAAGTTGGAAGGAACCGCACACGTAAACATGGCCTTGATTATCAAGTTCATGCGCAATTATTTCTTCGAGCCGAATTCTTCTCTTCCTGTAATTCCGAAAGTGAATGATTTCAAAAACGACGATTTTCTATTTAACCAGGGCGCGACTACAAAAGGTTTTGAGAAGATTTCTTTTCATGACTATAACACAGTTTATGCGAGTGTCGATCTTCCGAACGTGAAAATTTTTAGAAAACAAATCGCTACACTCAAAGAATTCTTGGAAAAGACGCCGCCGGATGGAAAACAAGCGAAGGACCTCGACTTCATGTTGATCTTAGGAGAATTGTTCACGTTAGTCGCTTATGGACAACTTCTGATCGAAAACGCGAAGATCGAAAAAGTCGAAGACGATCTCTTAAGTCAGATTTTCGATTTTATGATCCGGGATTTTTCCAAATACGCTCTTCAACTCTATTCTAAGAGAAGTAGTAGCGCGGAACAAATGGCAAAATGTCTCGAGATGATTCGTAAGCCAGTGGAAGACGAGGAACTCTTCTTAAGAGTTTGTGCGAAGGTTTATTCGTACAAGGACGCTTACGAGATGGCCCCTTGA
- a CDS encoding alpha/beta hydrolase, whose amino-acid sequence MRIEFDKTKVRTGFRRVRVIFGLLLALVATQSLSADFERKTLTYQLMGHPLFSSLTTQYLLNVVHYRKIGGPINPTPKGVFCIHGFGDNSALFEPLAKELINQGKADNVYIVDLPGHASSSIVRGRGTATTPSNYSELSMGNYTDAMTALLSQMTQTEGKKIQTIVGHSLGGLVIQMIQDRTRKLKSSLYASFGIDNTILIASDIPSPLPWYGGDAPMSDPYSAKALVWNFKEDRIVFADDHPPVVEWGRLIVSPNDFYINSKFAVNGVPVAGAPAGVQLTLMSSPEPYPAGANIVGLDPTGNTTTAVPRLSVAQNLWNGFNLKVVWLDKDPFFSQSETQGLAQYLKAGLNAITISDPEAVHGTPYSKPSLLIPLF is encoded by the coding sequence ATGAGAATTGAATTTGATAAAACTAAAGTTCGAACTGGGTTTCGAAGGGTGAGAGTTATTTTCGGCCTTTTGCTTGCTTTAGTCGCAACACAATCCCTGAGTGCGGATTTTGAAAGAAAAACTTTGACCTATCAGCTAATGGGTCATCCCCTGTTCAGTTCCTTGACTACACAATATCTGCTGAATGTGGTTCATTATCGGAAGATTGGAGGACCTATCAATCCTACGCCGAAAGGAGTCTTCTGCATTCACGGATTTGGAGACAATAGTGCTCTCTTTGAACCTCTGGCGAAGGAGCTGATCAATCAAGGTAAAGCGGATAACGTGTATATCGTGGACTTACCCGGACACGCGTCGAGTTCTATTGTTCGCGGAAGAGGGACCGCTACGACTCCTTCGAATTACAGCGAATTGTCGATGGGAAATTACACGGATGCGATGACCGCCTTGCTTTCGCAGATGACTCAAACGGAAGGTAAGAAGATTCAGACGATCGTAGGTCATAGTTTGGGTGGACTCGTGATACAAATGATTCAAGATCGGACCCGTAAACTCAAATCCAGTTTATATGCTTCTTTCGGAATCGATAACACGATCCTGATTGCAAGCGATATTCCTTCTCCTTTACCTTGGTACGGAGGCGACGCACCGATGAGTGATCCTTATTCCGCTAAGGCTCTCGTTTGGAACTTCAAAGAGGATCGGATCGTATTTGCTGACGATCATCCACCGGTCGTGGAATGGGGTCGTTTGATCGTGAGTCCGAATGATTTTTACATCAACAGTAAATTTGCTGTGAACGGCGTTCCGGTTGCGGGAGCCCCGGCAGGCGTTCAATTGACGCTAATGAGCAGTCCTGAACCGTATCCTGCGGGCGCCAATATCGTGGGTTTGGATCCTACCGGTAACACAACGACCGCCGTTCCGCGCTTGAGCGTCGCGCAGAACCTTTGGAACGGATTCAATCTAAAAGTTGTCTGGTTGGACAAGGACCCTTTTTTTTCGCAGTCGGAAACGCAAGGTTTAGCTCAGTACTTGAAGGCGGGATTGAACGCGATTACGATTTCTGATCCGGAAGCGGTTCACGGAACTCCCTATTCTAAACCCAGCCTTTTGATTCCTTTATTTTAG
- a CDS encoding helix-turn-helix domain-containing protein — translation MVNTMDWLLREELLIDIARFGAFFALIIGLGRLMRAKNQIDYFLSALLVLTAIFQYFDETTINAVSYNWMKRFLFQIDLIALSTAGILVYLISIMVFSKYSKLPSKYYWNLVPPVVLSIPVASLYDQQSRFEFGMFLYLTDLFVIVYVGVAVYKMITNRVFDFRSLKSKVLGGLVITVSFCAVLEIVGIVMEKRTLVLLSGVITTIEIIYFYYVSVYFQDFLGEPIAFDVQKNSSKKSLLGDIDIDALEKQLNYLIQEERIYLDEDIRLPSVAEELGVSVHQLSSYLNDHKGINFNNYINQFRVEEAKSILINDPSRSVISVGNAVGFNSNSVFHRAFLRETGMSPKKFREAQLFNKHSYTLN, via the coding sequence ATGGTAAACACGATGGATTGGCTATTACGGGAAGAGTTACTGATCGATATCGCGAGGTTTGGAGCTTTTTTTGCTTTGATCATCGGACTCGGTCGTCTTATGCGAGCGAAGAACCAGATTGATTATTTTTTGTCTGCTCTTCTTGTTCTGACGGCTATTTTTCAGTACTTCGACGAAACGACGATAAACGCAGTTTCATACAATTGGATGAAACGGTTCCTATTTCAGATTGATTTGATCGCGCTTTCTACCGCGGGCATACTCGTCTATTTGATTTCGATCATGGTGTTCTCGAAGTATTCGAAACTTCCTTCTAAATACTACTGGAATTTGGTTCCTCCGGTCGTTTTATCCATCCCCGTAGCAAGTCTTTATGATCAACAGAGTCGATTTGAATTCGGGATGTTTCTATATCTGACCGATTTGTTCGTCATCGTCTACGTCGGTGTGGCCGTATATAAGATGATTACGAATCGTGTTTTTGATTTCAGAAGCCTCAAGTCGAAGGTGTTGGGGGGATTGGTGATTACCGTTTCCTTTTGCGCCGTTTTGGAGATTGTGGGAATCGTGATGGAGAAACGAACTCTCGTTCTCCTCTCGGGTGTGATCACTACGATCGAAATCATTTATTTCTATTACGTTAGCGTTTACTTTCAGGATTTCTTAGGAGAACCAATCGCATTCGATGTTCAGAAGAATTCTTCAAAAAAATCGCTTCTTGGAGATATCGATATCGATGCTCTGGAAAAACAGCTGAACTATCTAATACAAGAAGAACGAATTTATTTGGACGAGGACATCCGATTGCCGAGTGTAGCGGAAGAACTTGGAGTTTCGGTTCATCAGCTTTCTTCTTACTTAAACGATCATAAAGGAATCAACTTTAACAATTATATCAATCAGTTTCGTGTGGAAGAAGCTAAGTCGATTCTAATCAATGATCCGAGTCGTTCTGTGATCTCGGTCGGAAACGCGGTCGGATTTAATTCTAACTCGGTTTTCCATAGGGCTTTTTTGAGAGAGACGGGAATGTCCCCGAAAAAATTCAGGGAAGCACAACTCTTCAATAAACATTCTTATACTCTGAATTAA
- a CDS encoding AAA family ATPase, with product MKLKSALILIRGLPGAGKSALAKLLSENGTYPVFSVDDYFTNPETKEYRFQYTENHLAYKSCEERTEKAMMERTPKIFLDNTFTLSWELEPYFRLASKYNYTVFVLTVENYHKGKNIHSIEDDQLLKMASKYKVRLLSSDLLE from the coding sequence ATGAAATTAAAATCCGCACTCATTCTCATCCGTGGCCTTCCCGGCGCCGGCAAAAGCGCATTGGCGAAACTCTTATCCGAAAACGGAACGTATCCCGTATTTTCCGTCGACGACTACTTTACAAACCCGGAGACAAAAGAATATCGATTCCAATATACGGAAAATCACCTCGCGTATAAGAGTTGCGAGGAAAGAACCGAAAAAGCGATGATGGAACGAACTCCAAAAATCTTTTTAGACAATACGTTCACTCTTTCTTGGGAACTGGAACCGTACTTCCGACTCGCTTCGAAATACAACTATACCGTTTTTGTTCTCACCGTGGAGAACTATCATAAGGGAAAGAACATACATTCGATCGAAGACGACCAGCTCCTCAAAATGGCCTCCAAATACAAAGTTCGATTGCTGTCTTCCGACCTTCTGGAGTAG
- a CDS encoding methyl-accepting chemotaxis protein, with product MKRKGKNQILRNIVRAFKRPNSLVSIATLLYIILFGLVLSQFKNRDQAVEDAYYKRLEQIKRFESSEWNQELETADKKKKEPDEFHRIEQESGTDPKTGSRNWFGMVWAKVSQGSWKHFLNIPLKDQKINDFKNSESIERELNFRNIESMRIEYLEQSGFSIGMFCIFGAGTLGFLFFLNLFLYKDSKRASSKILILNRRVESGDIQVTAETEEELMDSPVLLSLAETIHKFGRDLIAEADEIKSRFSEVSDLTHLLQETSKVLNSNVNEENERIKDICSLANSIKGEIYNLDRNADSYYILVSSLNVEIKQLDEIIDQVGSAVYKSVLGATAMERNIESGSNTIVQLAESVSKIEDNSKEMKLIASLIKQISERINLLALNAAIESARAGAYGRGFSVVAKEVGALAQETDKSMKTIESLIEKSIHEADHGHSLVNRSKELYENIINDLSNLKSSSEEIVSLVDLQTQKRARVKYSSDQIDKKSDEIYDSIKQQKSANSVMETQISKISQITSASLSISKSLIDYSDQLNAKSLQMEKINKV from the coding sequence ATGAAGAGAAAAGGTAAGAATCAGATTCTGCGAAATATAGTTCGGGCTTTCAAAAGACCGAACTCGCTAGTTAGCATCGCAACTTTATTATACATCATTCTATTTGGATTGGTATTGTCTCAGTTTAAGAACAGGGACCAAGCGGTCGAAGACGCATATTACAAACGATTGGAACAAATCAAACGTTTTGAATCTTCGGAATGGAATCAAGAATTAGAAACTGCGGATAAAAAGAAAAAAGAACCGGATGAATTTCATAGAATCGAACAAGAATCGGGAACGGATCCAAAAACAGGATCTCGAAATTGGTTCGGCATGGTTTGGGCTAAGGTTTCACAAGGCTCTTGGAAACATTTTCTAAATATTCCATTGAAAGATCAAAAAATAAATGATTTCAAGAATTCGGAATCCATAGAAAGGGAATTGAATTTTAGAAATATCGAAAGTATGCGGATCGAATATCTGGAGCAATCTGGATTTAGTATCGGAATGTTCTGTATCTTCGGCGCAGGAACACTCGGCTTTCTTTTTTTTCTAAACCTATTTCTATACAAAGATTCCAAGAGGGCGAGTTCTAAAATTTTAATTCTGAATCGAAGAGTTGAATCCGGTGATATACAAGTTACCGCGGAGACGGAAGAGGAGCTGATGGATAGTCCCGTTCTTCTTTCTTTGGCTGAAACGATCCATAAATTCGGAAGGGATCTAATAGCGGAGGCAGACGAGATCAAGAGTCGGTTCTCGGAAGTTTCCGATCTGACTCATCTCCTCCAGGAAACCTCGAAAGTTCTGAATTCCAACGTCAATGAGGAGAACGAAAGAATTAAGGATATCTGTTCGCTTGCGAATTCGATCAAAGGGGAAATTTACAATCTGGATAGGAACGCGGATTCTTATTATATTCTGGTCTCTTCCTTAAACGTTGAAATCAAACAACTCGACGAAATCATCGATCAGGTCGGTTCTGCGGTTTACAAATCGGTGCTCGGCGCCACTGCGATGGAAAGAAATATCGAAAGTGGATCAAATACGATCGTACAACTCGCGGAGAGCGTTTCCAAAATCGAAGACAATTCAAAAGAGATGAAGCTGATCGCGTCGTTGATCAAACAAATTTCCGAACGAATCAACTTACTCGCGTTAAATGCCGCGATCGAATCTGCGAGGGCAGGGGCTTATGGAAGGGGATTTTCAGTCGTAGCCAAGGAAGTCGGTGCCTTGGCCCAAGAGACCGATAAAAGTATGAAAACGATCGAATCTCTGATCGAGAAAAGTATTCACGAAGCCGACCACGGTCATTCCCTCGTAAATCGTTCCAAAGAATTGTATGAAAATATTATAAATGACTTAAGCAATCTCAAATCATCCAGTGAGGAGATCGTAAGTCTTGTCGATCTCCAGACTCAAAAGAGGGCGAGAGTCAAATATAGTAGCGATCAGATCGATAAAAAATCGGATGAGATTTACGATTCGATCAAACAACAAAAAAGCGCGAATTCGGTGATGGAAACTCAAATCTCCAAAATCTCGCAGATCACGAGCGCAAGTCTTTCTATTTCAAAGTCTTTGATCGATTATTCCGATCAGCTCAATGCGAAATCTTTACAAATGGAAAAAATAAATAAGGTCTGA
- a CDS encoding DUF1577 domain-containing protein — protein sequence MNGTKSKNRELDVLHSPDQRKHIIEKHLLNQTLLIKGDEEGSTLTIKKFIPEGERLLVELNGDLDLASKNELILYRILAKYVQLECFFQQSINDKMAELSVSQISIAKSNRAFPRYPVAEDAAHITNINSSKTVIDASLFNIPTLVKVSFEDYKTKLKTFDFGIVEVDVFKPDLDEKFDLVKRSKKYIHIENTSDESSFTSKNENQIDVEDQINQEISTMIRKYKDEKILSEIIYPIVYINHSRQSIPLGYIWIRSKEKHLSTDTIDKLSELAKEMVARIKESNTVMTTEKFPILDISNNGVCVKITNPHLIQTLPKHTGFVFDIYIRMQGYFKVFGAVRWMSYDSSGNLILGLELVAKSSFPGEREKFHKNVELIGQGKFTGMKTSNAV from the coding sequence ATGAACGGAACAAAATCGAAAAATAGAGAATTGGATGTGCTCCATTCTCCGGACCAGAGAAAACACATCATTGAAAAGCATTTATTGAATCAAACGCTTCTTATAAAAGGCGACGAAGAAGGATCCACTCTAACAATCAAGAAATTTATCCCCGAAGGAGAAAGACTTCTAGTAGAACTCAACGGAGATCTGGATCTCGCATCCAAAAACGAGCTGATCTTATATAGAATTCTTGCGAAGTATGTTCAACTCGAATGCTTCTTTCAACAAAGTATCAATGATAAAATGGCGGAGCTTTCCGTCAGTCAAATTTCCATCGCAAAATCGAATCGTGCGTTTCCAAGATATCCCGTAGCCGAAGACGCGGCTCATATCACCAATATCAATTCTTCAAAAACGGTGATCGACGCTTCTCTCTTTAACATTCCCACTTTGGTCAAGGTGAGTTTTGAAGATTACAAAACAAAGCTTAAAACTTTCGATTTCGGAATCGTTGAAGTGGACGTCTTCAAACCGGATCTGGATGAAAAATTCGATTTAGTAAAAAGATCTAAAAAATACATTCATATCGAAAACACTTCCGATGAATCTTCTTTCACTTCCAAAAACGAAAATCAAATCGACGTGGAAGATCAGATCAATCAAGAAATTTCGACGATGATCCGCAAATACAAAGACGAGAAAATTCTTTCCGAAATCATCTATCCGATCGTTTATATCAATCATTCCAGACAATCGATTCCTCTCGGGTATATCTGGATTCGAAGTAAGGAAAAACATCTTTCAACGGATACAATCGATAAGTTATCGGAACTCGCCAAAGAAATGGTCGCGAGAATCAAGGAATCGAATACGGTGATGACGACCGAAAAATTCCCGATCCTCGACATCTCCAACAACGGAGTTTGCGTAAAAATCACAAATCCTCATTTGATTCAAACCCTTCCCAAACACACCGGCTTCGTTTTTGATATCTACATTCGGATGCAAGGATATTTTAAGGTCTTCGGAGCCGTTCGCTGGATGTCCTATGATTCTTCCGGAAATCTGATTCTCGGTTTGGAATTGGTTGCGAAATCATCCTTCCCAGGAGAAAGAGAAAAATTTCATAAGAATGTAGAATTGATCGGCCAGGGAAAATTTACCGGTATGAAAACGAGTAACGCCGTCTGA
- a CDS encoding porin OmpL1, translating into MILRSPFTLPFFLFQRICLLSLLILFHTNLNAKSYFLTGLGLQFDLGNMGETITKDGINSGQYFSVQSSNSCNPSTEGCSSNGRTGGVALRRLVIPENRLITIARTTGGVFQADSTQGAMVGGNLIVGFEKDFGKYFFWRISGNYTQKIAGGVTKASFLGYRFIDANWNFQSIILPATIGIKIEVSEDTAIYMGVGLNYYTGGWGLRGRNDSKSVADTLDILSVSVPQLSLVRDLLRDGPDPTAVRENTQFRVSGFSPHWLFGTQARITDKGHIFLEVETVFASKYDSTSSKSLGTILNLSPTPAFPIQLGGQVFRAGYKHEL; encoded by the coding sequence ATGATTCTACGTAGTCCTTTCACACTTCCTTTCTTTCTCTTTCAGAGAATTTGCCTGCTTTCTCTTTTGATTCTTTTTCATACGAATTTAAACGCCAAATCCTACTTTCTTACCGGCTTGGGTCTTCAATTTGACCTTGGGAATATGGGCGAGACGATCACAAAAGATGGAATCAATTCCGGTCAATATTTCTCCGTACAGTCCTCGAATTCCTGTAACCCGAGTACGGAGGGGTGTAGCTCTAACGGAAGGACCGGCGGTGTCGCACTTCGGAGATTAGTGATTCCGGAAAATCGATTGATTACGATCGCAAGAACAACGGGTGGCGTTTTTCAGGCAGACAGTACGCAAGGTGCGATGGTTGGAGGAAATCTAATCGTCGGCTTTGAGAAGGATTTTGGTAAGTATTTCTTTTGGAGAATCTCCGGAAACTATACGCAGAAAATTGCGGGCGGAGTCACGAAGGCCAGCTTCCTAGGTTATCGTTTTATCGATGCGAATTGGAATTTTCAATCCATCATCCTTCCCGCGACGATCGGAATCAAGATTGAAGTGTCGGAGGACACAGCCATCTATATGGGTGTTGGCCTCAACTACTACACCGGAGGTTGGGGACTCAGAGGAAGAAACGATTCGAAAAGTGTAGCAGATACTTTGGATATTCTTTCCGTGAGCGTTCCTCAATTGAGTTTGGTTCGTGATCTGTTACGAGACGGCCCCGACCCGACGGCAGTCAGAGAAAACACTCAATTTAGAGTTTCCGGATTCTCCCCTCACTGGTTGTTCGGAACGCAGGCAAGGATCACCGACAAAGGTCATATTTTTTTGGAAGTGGAAACGGTCTTCGCATCCAAATATGATTCGACTTCAAGTAAATCCTTAGGAACGATCTTAAACCTTTCTCCGACCCCCGCGTTTCCAATTCAGTTGGGCGGTCAGGTTTTTCGAGCAGGATACAAACACGAACTCTGA
- a CDS encoding protein-L-isoaspartate O-methyltransferase family protein — translation MSSESKICDPLLRVLERERMVKTQIVSRGIRDKNVLTAMLSIPRECFVPSSYSSKAYEDRPLPIGFEQTISQPFMVAWMSTLLEIQKGDRVFEIGTGSGYQSAVLVSLGARIHSVEFFEPLHKTAIQNLERWKPGITKRHRFVFGSGPEFLKSGLFFEKMISCASLSELPDRESPYFRSLVPGGIFLFPIGKEEQVLMIAKRTLDDWSFRSLGGVKFVPLLGL, via the coding sequence ATGTCTTCCGAGTCAAAAATCTGCGATCCTCTGCTTCGAGTTCTCGAACGCGAAAGGATGGTGAAAACACAAATCGTTTCGAGAGGGATTCGAGACAAGAACGTTCTCACAGCGATGCTCTCGATCCCGAGGGAATGTTTTGTTCCTTCCTCGTATTCCTCCAAAGCCTACGAAGATAGGCCGCTCCCGATCGGTTTCGAACAAACGATCTCACAACCGTTTATGGTAGCTTGGATGTCGACGTTGCTCGAGATTCAAAAGGGAGATCGAGTTTTTGAAATCGGAACCGGCTCCGGTTATCAGAGCGCCGTCCTCGTTTCTCTCGGCGCTCGGATTCACTCCGTAGAATTTTTCGAACCTCTTCACAAAACTGCGATTCAAAATCTGGAACGTTGGAAACCGGGAATCACAAAACGGCATCGTTTCGTCTTCGGAAGTGGACCGGAGTTTCTAAAGTCAGGACTCTTTTTTGAGAAGATGATTTCTTGCGCCTCGCTCTCGGAACTTCCGGATCGGGAAAGCCCTTACTTTCGTTCCTTGGTTCCGGGTGGAATTTTCTTATTTCCGATCGGAAAAGAAGAACAGGTTCTGATGATCGCCAAAAGAACGTTAGACGATTGGTCCTTCCGTAGTCTGGGCGGGGTTAAGTTCGTTCCCTTGTTAGGACTTTAG